ATCGCGTCACCAGCTTGCGATGGGCACGAGAACTATCCGCCGCATCGGGTTTGCCGCTTGTCGATCTCCGGGCCAGTCCGTGCGATCACACGCTGCTTGCCGAAGCCGAGCATGACCTTTACCTGCGTCACCTGTTTATTCCCTGGCGGCGCCAGCCGGACGGCGTTGTGGTGATCGCAACCCTGAATCCCGAGGATCCTGCGATCCGCGCCCTCATGCGCGAACGCATGCCGGGCTGTCACGTCGAGTTCGTGATCACGTCGAAATTCGATTTGATCTGGGCCGTTCAACGGATATTTGATCCAGAATTGAGCGAAGCGGCGCGCGAGGCGCTGTTCAACCGGAATCCGGAACTCTCGGCAAAAGTCACGCTTTCGGCGGGCCAGAAGACCGTCGCGGTGGGGATTGGTCTTGCGCTCCTGCTCGCCCTGGGCCTGGCCCCCCGCCTGACGCTGCTCGGCATCATGGCGACGGTTTCCGCACTGTATGCGTCCCTGTTCGCGTTCCGCGGTGTCCTCACGATCGTCGGAAGCGGGAGGCGGACCGATATATCCGTCAATGCGAGCGAACTCGCCGCACTCAAGGACGGGGATCTCCCGGTCTTCACCGTTCTTGTTCCGATGTATCGCGAGGCTGAAGTATTGCCGATCCTGGTCGATTCGATCCGACGCCTCGATTATCCGCGGGCGAAGCTCGATGTGAAACTGGTGCTCGAAGCCGGCGACACCGAGACGATCGAGGCAGCAAAGGCCCTCGGTGCTGAGGATCTTTTCGAGATCATCCGGGTTCCGGACAGCCAGCCGAAAACCAAGCCAAAGGCGTGCAACTATGCGCTTCGCTTCGCGCGCGGCGAATACACCGTGATTTTCGACGCCGAGGACAGCCCTGAACCCGACCAGCTGCGCAAGGTTGTCGCGCTGTTCAATGCCTCCGGCCCCGAGGTCGCCTGCGTTCAGGCACGGCTCAACTATTTCAACCGTGATGACAATTTCCTGACCCGGATGTTCACACTCGAGTATAGCCAATGGTTTGACTATCTGCTGCCCGGCCTGTACCGGCTGAACATACCTATCCCCCTCGGCGGCACGTCGAACCACTTCCGAACCGAGGTGCTGCACGAACTCGGCGCCTGGGATCCCTACAACGTCACCGAGGATGCCGATCTTGGCATCCGCCTCACGCAGGCTGGCTATCGGGTGGCCGTGGTCAATTCCACAACATTCGAGGAAGCAAACGGCGTCCTGCACAGCTGGATCAACCAGCGCAGCCGATGGATCAAGGGCTATATGCAGACATGGCTCGTGCATATGCGCCGGCCGGTCGAGCTTTACCGGCGGCTGGGGCCGGTCGGATTTCTCGGCTTCCATATGTTCATCGGCTTCCCCCCGATGACCGCGCTGATCAATCCGTTGCTCTGGATCATGTTTCTCGTCTCGGTCATCGTTGGGCGATCGGCCGTGGCCGGCTTCTTCCCGGGGCCCGTTCTGGTGCTTGCGCTGTTCGATCTGATGGTGGGCAACGCGATGTACGTGTATTTCAATATCGTCGCTGTCGCGAAGCGTCGCTGGTACGGGTTGGTTCCATGGGGACTGCTTGCCCCTGCCTATTGGGTATTGCACTCCGTGGCGGCCTACAAGGCACTCCTGCAACTCATCACCAACCCTCATTATTGGGAAAAGACAACCCACGGAACGTCCTCGCGCACTCAGGAAACCATTGCCAGCCTCAAGGCGGGTTCCGCCACGGGAAGTGAGGCACAGTGAGTAGCGGCGCAAACCACATCCAGGTCCGCGCTTCCGGCCCCCTGGTCACGCGTGCGTGGCGAGTGGCGCTGGTCGTCGGCGGGGCGTCGTTCTTGTTGTTCGCCGCGGCCGCCCACAAGCTCCTGCTTGCCGGCGCGATCGAGCCCGCCCTGCGCGAGTCCTGGAATCACGCCAACTCGCAGATGTTGCTATCCGGGCAATGGCCGATGTTTGTGATGATCAATCTTCTGCACCTGATACCGGGATGCGGCCCATCCTCGATGGTCGTCATCACAATAACGGCCACCGCTCTGGCGCAGGGGCTTCTGGCGCGTGATCTCATACAACGCGGTTGGTCACCAGGTTTGGCGGCATCGGGTATTCTTGTCACCAGCGCGAACCCGGTGATCGTCATCATCGCGACCAGCGGAGCACCAATGATCTTTTACACGATCGTGGTGGGACTCCTGATTCTGGCGATCGATCGCGTCGAAGCGATCGCCGATACGCGGGCACTTATACTGCTCGGAGTTGGCGTCGCCGCGATGTTCGTCCTCTGGCCAAATGCGATCTACTGGGTAGCGCCCACATTAATCGTGCTGCCCCTCGCCTTTCGCGAAATGAACAGCATTTCCGCCGCGGTCGCGCTATTCACCATTGCACTTCTGCCAGGCTTCATTGTCGTATCGTCGATGATATTAAGCGGTGCAATGTTCGGGCGCCCGCCTGCCGAAGCGATCGCTGTATGGAACGCGATCCTGCACGGG
This genomic interval from Acidiphilium multivorum AIU301 contains the following:
- a CDS encoding glycosyltransferase, with translation MPASGRPPWRPPSARDLAALDRLVQAGSVTPLQRDEAIHTAYAWRVSLPDVLSAMYRVTSLRWARELSAASGLPLVDLRASPCDHTLLAEAEHDLYLRHLFIPWRRQPDGVVVIATLNPEDPAIRALMRERMPGCHVEFVITSKFDLIWAVQRIFDPELSEAAREALFNRNPELSAKVTLSAGQKTVAVGIGLALLLALGLAPRLTLLGIMATVSALYASLFAFRGVLTIVGSGRRTDISVNASELAALKDGDLPVFTVLVPMYREAEVLPILVDSIRRLDYPRAKLDVKLVLEAGDTETIEAAKALGAEDLFEIIRVPDSQPKTKPKACNYALRFARGEYTVIFDAEDSPEPDQLRKVVALFNASGPEVACVQARLNYFNRDDNFLTRMFTLEYSQWFDYLLPGLYRLNIPIPLGGTSNHFRTEVLHELGAWDPYNVTEDADLGIRLTQAGYRVAVVNSTTFEEANGVLHSWINQRSRWIKGYMQTWLVHMRRPVELYRRLGPVGFLGFHMFIGFPPMTALINPLLWIMFLVSVIVGRSAVAGFFPGPVLVLALFDLMVGNAMYVYFNIVAVAKRRWYGLVPWGLLAPAYWVLHSVAAYKALLQLITNPHYWEKTTHGTSSRTQETIASLKAGSATGSEAQ